ATGATGCTGCCTTCGACTCGGCAAAAGGCTCCGCAGTTGCTGATGAGGATTCTGAAGGAGAATTAGGTGCGGTGTCGAACGCTGGGACATGCTATCATCGCGAACAACCGGAGGAGGGTTCCGAGGAGGCCGAGGATGACGACGGCGACTCCGTTACCGACCTTCTTCACGTGGAGACTGTAAGGCAGAAGATTGAGGTGTTGGCAGCAATGGTGGGCATGGAAGAATCAGATGAACCTGGGGCGGTGTTGGGCGAGGTTGTGAAGGTTCTCAAGGAGTTGGAGAGGAAAGCAGAGCGTGTCGCTTGTAGGATGGAAACAACAGAGGAATAAACCCTGCACTGCAGGATTCCAATGCATTGCAATTGGACCAAATGTAGCTTTATGTTATCTATCCTGAGAAAAATATGGTTCCTTGATCTGTCTCTGTGCTTGTTTCGGATTAATCCAATGCATTGGAGTTTGCAACATGATGATCAACGGATAATTGAAGGATCATTACTGGCAACCAAAAGGTAGGAATCAGCTTCGTCACCATTACCATTACATACGTGGACACGGCACAAGTGACACTACCTGTTGCATCATCGGATATCTAATAGCGGTTATGCCACTTCAGCTGTCACAACTGCCCTATGTTCCATCATCCGCAATTGTCACCGCGACCATCTCGATAGCAATTATGCCACCTCAATGATCAAACCACTATCCTAGAGATTAATAGTACTATGGAACCATCACCTTAGTGGTGTAGGACACATCATCAAGACCCTTTACTAATTACTCCAATCGTCTTAATCGAAAATAATTAGAAATCTCTAGActataaatagtttttttttcttctcttttcgtaCACATAAATCCACTATGTAGGTGTTCATCCACCATCTTAAGAGTCATAGTTCAACAACAACTATTTAGATCTATATCGGTCGAACAGCCCTAACAACTTATCGATGTTTTAAGTCAAATCGATTTGCTTCTATCTTAGGCTTGAAAGTCATCTATTGGATTGATTTTGAGGAAAACAAGTATATTCTTCTTGAAAACATATACTTCTAATCCCAATAGCACAAAATAAGATATCATAGAGAAATCATAATCCTTATATGAATAATAACACTAACAAGTATATTCTTCTTGAAAACATATACTTCTAATCGGAATAGCACAAAATAAGAGATCATGGAAGAACCATAATCCTTATATCTACATGAATAATAACACTATAAATTCTCTCCATATTAACGATCCTCTTCATTGAACACCTTGCACTGGAAAATACTCATTTTAACCATGCACTGATAGACAGAAGTATAGTGTAATATACTAAAAGAATTCTACAAACAACCAAAATTACTACGAGGAAAAATAATAAACGAatgaattaatataatattttattattactttCAATCTTTCTTCACAATATAAACTCTTTGTTAGATTacgtaattttatttaattaagtaagatatattatatatttgattaGATTCTGAACACGGTTATCAGTCAATACAATGAAAATCTAGGATTagataagagaaaattttctaattACTTATTCTAAATCTTCAATTGGCTACGAGAAGATTACATATCTACTTTTATGTTTTCTTAGTTACTTATATTACATATCAACTCATGTTTTCTTAGTTACTTAAATTACATATGTACTCTTATGTTTTCTTAGTTACTTATTATAAGTTTTCTGCACTTGCCTATAATTATATGGGACGCGGCTATGATATACAAAAGAAGATTATAGATCTACTCTATTTTTCCTTAGTCTTTATTCTATCGTTTATATTAATAAAGGGAACTTTTGAAGGTCTAATAGAGGCAACTTGTAGTAATTTGCTGGACTTCATCTTAAATGCCTAATGATGTGCATAAAAACTAAGTTGGATTATTCAAACAAACCAcccataaggtatcaaaatagatGTGTTTGTGTGTGAGGGAGAGAGAGGCACACTATCGACAACACATACCTGTTGCACCAAATAAATCAAGAAGCCAAGTCTGACGAACCAATGCTTGTGGTTGAGAGAGACCTCAGCATGAAATGCTGATCAAGCGATCAAGTTTATATCTCTTGTCAAGATGTAAATTATCAGGAAATTTACTTACAACATGACCTAAAACCCTACAAGTGTCACCTTTGTATCCTGAGATACTTCGCCCCTGACTTGAATCCTCTCCTCTCTGGCTGGCCTCTCTTCATTATGCAACCAAAAGCATCTGCTGCCAAACAAAGACGCACAGAGAAAGCTTCTCCTATTCCAGCAGAAAGATTCATCCAGTACCATTACATCAGATCTGTGTTTCAGATTATCGCACTTTATATGAAGTTAGAATAAGACATTCTCATGCactatcatgtaagactactactaCTACATGGAATTAGCATCTGCTTGTGCATTTTCTGGATTTCATTGCAGTTTCTTTCCTGCAGAATATACATAAATGTTCTTAATAACCTCCGAAACTACGGCAACTTCACAAAAATATCCTTAAGGAGGTCCGTATTGCAAGAATTTAGAGTGAAAGTTTAAGCTCCAAATCTAGTTCTTGTGTCTGGTTTGGGTCAGAAATTTGGCCATTTGAACCCAAAGAGAGGCTTCGATCATGCCGTCTCCTCTTCTGTGCTGAGTCCTGTGCAGTGAATGCATCCTCGATGGATTGTCGGAAGAGCGGCAGTGCCACAGGATGTGCGTGGTAATGGTATGGATAGATACTCGCTTCATTCAATTGTGATCTGTTATTGATGCCATGAATATGTAGTTGAGAGACGATGAGATCTCTTTAGTGATGAAAACTCTATAGCAAGATTACCTTGCTGAAGCATCAGACCAGTGTTCGACATAGTTCAAGCATCTTTTGTCATTGTTTCCATgtcccacctacaattacaacaACAAGAGTTATCGAtgctcatgaacatatgcatgacAGATTCTGAGTTATTGATGCTCATGAACATCTTCTTTAAATCGCGGCTTTTACTTAAATCTGTGCTACTTCATCGTGGAAACTCGAGTTTGACGTACTGTCATGTTTGGATGCAGTGCAAGCGTTGGCGATCCTGATGATGAGGGAGATGATGGAGCTGCCGCTTTTACTTTCGAATCTTCCTGCATGAGACAAGCCATGAAGATGATCTGCATGTGAGAAGCTGTATATGCAAATCGAAGCTACACAAACTCTGGAGAAAGAACAACACATATACatggatggagatggagatggagagagGGAAAGACCATGTTGAGATCACTGGGGAATGAGAAGTCAAACGCAGAAACGTATCCGTTCATCTGGCTTTGTAATCGGATCTTCTCCAGCTG
The window above is part of the Musa acuminata AAA Group cultivar baxijiao chromosome BXJ2-6, Cavendish_Baxijiao_AAA, whole genome shotgun sequence genome. Proteins encoded here:
- the LOC135613640 gene encoding protein SPEAR1-like, with product MESKRFRFGFGSGSSGGSRKGRKSSSKRPKQPQRGLGVAQLEKIRLQSQMNGYVSAFDFSFPSDLNMEDSKVKAAAPSSPSSSGSPTLALHPNMTVGHGNNDKRCLNYVEHWSDASARSQLNEASIYPYHYHAHPVALPLFRQSIEDAFTAQDSAQKRRRHDRSLSLGSNGQISDPNQTQELDLELKLSL